One Brachybacterium kimchii genomic window carries:
- a CDS encoding DedA family protein, with protein MGVGTFQAWMTGLQDWIVAAGDTWWVHLVVFALCAIDAFFPTVPSESVIVALSSLWASSSVPPIWLTVLAAWGGAFLGDNIAYLIGRTVGWERFGFLHRGRGLKAVQAAERGLDRRALLFLMTARYIPFGRTAVNLTAGAVRYPWRQFWHRSLAATFVWAVYSCGIGAVAGSWFEDNHLLAITVAVVIAVVVALVVERLVSLMNHLLDGRHERAAQRAEEEAALRERGNSDEEPPAASAPGSAEDDAGSGDDGPVPTAGVAGGDVPPVTPRETGDGEKVEASSVGEHQPSDEDRSAENPGAESDADTDPRRTASPA; from the coding sequence GTGGGAGTGGGCACGTTCCAGGCGTGGATGACCGGTCTGCAGGACTGGATCGTCGCCGCGGGCGACACCTGGTGGGTGCACCTGGTGGTGTTCGCGCTGTGCGCGATCGACGCCTTCTTCCCCACGGTCCCCAGCGAATCGGTCATCGTCGCCCTGTCCTCCCTGTGGGCGTCGTCCTCGGTGCCCCCGATCTGGCTGACGGTGCTCGCGGCCTGGGGCGGCGCCTTCCTGGGCGACAACATCGCCTACCTGATCGGACGCACCGTGGGCTGGGAGCGCTTCGGCTTCCTCCATCGCGGACGCGGACTGAAGGCGGTCCAGGCGGCGGAGCGCGGCCTGGACCGGCGCGCCCTGCTCTTCCTGATGACCGCCCGCTACATCCCCTTCGGCCGCACCGCCGTGAACCTCACGGCCGGTGCGGTCCGCTATCCCTGGCGCCAGTTCTGGCACCGCTCGCTCGCCGCGACCTTCGTATGGGCCGTGTACTCGTGCGGCATCGGCGCCGTGGCCGGCAGCTGGTTCGAGGACAACCATCTGCTCGCCATCACGGTCGCCGTGGTCATTGCGGTCGTCGTGGCCCTCGTCGTCGAGCGCCTGGTCTCCCTCATGAACCACCTCCTGGACGGCCGCCACGAGCGCGCCGCCCAGCGGGCCGAGGAGGAGGCGGCGCTGCGGGAGCGCGGGAACTCCGACGAGGAGCCGCCGGCCGCGAGCGCGCCGGGAAGCGCCGAGGACGATGCGGGGAGCGGGGACGACGGGCCGGTCCCGACCGCCGGGGTCGCCGGCGGAGACGTCCCTCCCGTGACGCCGCGCGAGACGGGTGACGGCGAGAAGGTCGAGGCGAGTAGCGTCGGGGAGCACCAACCGTCGGACGAGGACCGATCGGCCGAGAACCCGGGGGCCGAGAGCGACGCCGACACGGACCCCCGAAGGACGGCATCCCCCGCATGA
- a CDS encoding alpha-L-fucosidase, with translation MSDDVHPESPPCPVPPSRPMEPLRPTPEQLAWQREGLGVFFHVGVNTFAGLEWSDGTLSPGIFDPSDLDADEWVRTAHDLGAAYVVLTAKHHDGFCLWPTATTDYSVRSSPWRQGRGDLVAEVAAACERWGLGLGLYLSPWDRHAPEYADPARYDAFYLEQLRELCTGYGPLHELWFDGAGSAGREYDWDAIGDLVDELQPGAMVFNMGRATIRWVGNEDGLASDPVEYVTSSADLNNYDDDMIETAAPRYLPPECDVSLRDGWFWQEHEQPKSLPHLLAIHDRSIGLGANLLLNIPPDRRGRIDPADASRVAELAAALRARFGSPIPARRESVGTGAAPSDDAPELHDSSSSVSAVLRLPGPTTFDHVELREHLEDGQRIRRHRLLDSRGRELAAGGTVGVRRIHRLPASVTADEIVLEIEGEGGSIDAACVHDARGTVVPDLTGAGSAPTTAPDRPLPS, from the coding sequence ATGTCCGACGACGTGCATCCCGAATCCCCGCCGTGCCCCGTCCCGCCCTCGCGACCGATGGAGCCGCTGCGGCCGACGCCCGAGCAGCTGGCATGGCAGCGCGAGGGGCTGGGCGTGTTCTTCCACGTGGGTGTGAACACCTTCGCCGGTCTGGAATGGAGCGACGGGACCCTCTCGCCCGGCATCTTCGACCCCTCCGACCTGGACGCCGACGAATGGGTGCGCACCGCGCACGACCTCGGTGCCGCCTACGTGGTGCTCACGGCCAAGCATCACGACGGCTTCTGCCTGTGGCCCACCGCGACCACGGACTACAGCGTCCGCTCGAGCCCGTGGCGGCAGGGTCGGGGCGACCTCGTCGCCGAGGTCGCCGCGGCCTGCGAGCGCTGGGGTCTCGGTCTCGGTCTGTACCTCTCGCCCTGGGACCGGCACGCTCCCGAGTACGCGGATCCCGCGCGCTACGACGCCTTCTACCTCGAGCAGCTGCGCGAGCTGTGCACGGGGTACGGGCCCCTCCACGAGCTCTGGTTCGACGGCGCGGGCTCCGCGGGCCGCGAGTACGACTGGGACGCCATCGGCGATCTCGTCGACGAGCTGCAGCCCGGGGCGATGGTGTTCAACATGGGGCGCGCGACCATCCGCTGGGTGGGGAACGAGGACGGGCTCGCGAGCGACCCCGTGGAGTACGTCACCAGCAGCGCCGACCTCAACAACTATGACGACGACATGATCGAGACAGCTGCCCCGCGCTACCTCCCGCCGGAGTGCGACGTGTCCCTGCGCGACGGCTGGTTCTGGCAGGAGCACGAGCAGCCGAAGTCCCTCCCGCACCTGCTCGCGATCCACGACCGCTCGATCGGCCTGGGAGCGAACCTGCTGCTGAACATCCCGCCCGACCGGCGCGGCCGCATCGATCCGGCCGACGCGTCCCGGGTCGCCGAGCTCGCCGCGGCCCTGCGCGCCCGGTTCGGGTCGCCGATCCCGGCACGCAGGGAGAGCGTCGGCACGGGGGCGGCACCATCGGACGACGCTCCTGAGCTCCACGACTCCTCCTCGTCCGTCTCCGCGGTCCTGCGGCTGCCCGGGCCGACGACCTTCGATCATGTCGAGCTGCGCGAGCACCTCGAGGACGGCCAGCGCATCCGCCGCCACCGGCTCCTCGACTCCCGGGGCCGGGAGCTCGCGGCCGGCGGCACCGTCGGCGTGCGCAGGATCCACCGGCTCCCCGCGTCCGTCACCGCTGACGAGATCGTCCTGGAGATCGAGGGGGAGGGCGGCTCGATCGATGCGGCCTGTGTGCACGACGCCCGCGGGACCGTCGTCCCGGACCTCACCGGGGCAGGCTCCGCCCCGACCACTGCGCCGGACCGACCTCTGCCGAGCTGA
- a CDS encoding ATP-dependent Clp protease ATP-binding subunit — translation MFERFTDRARRVVVLAQDEARLLNHNYIGTEHILLGLIHEAEGVGAKALEALGVTLDAARDQVRDIIGEGNQAPTGHIPFTPRAKKVLELSLREALQLGHNYIGTEHILLGLLREGEGTAVKVLSRLGAEPAAVRQEVIERLSGYQGKEPANAGGPAEGQPAGSLVLDQFGRNLTQAARDGNLDPVIGREHEAERVMQVLSRRTKNNPVLIGEPGVGKSAVVEGLAQSIVRGDVPETLKDKQLYTLDLGSLVAGSRYRGDFEERLKKVLKEIRTRGDIILFIDEIHTLVGAGAAEGAIDAASILKPMLARGELQTIGATTLEEYRKHIEKDAALERRFQPIQVDEPSIAHTIEILKGLRDRYEVHHKVTITDGALVAAANLSDRYVNDRFLPDKAIDLIDEAGARLRIRRLTAPPELKEYDEKIEDVRKRKEEAIDGQDFEKAASLRDEEQTLKTERDEREDAWRNGETDAVTTVSEEVIAEVLAASTGIPIVKLTEEESSRLLHMEDELHKRVIGQNEAIKALSQAIRRTRAGLKDPKRPGGSFIFAGPTGVGKTELAKALAEFLFGDEESLIQLDMSEFGEKHTASRLFGSPPGYVGYDEGGQLTEKVRRKPFSVVLFDEVEKAHVDIFNSLLQILEDGRLTDSQGRVVDFKNTVIIMTTNLGTRDIAKGVSMGFTAGGDLSTDYERMKSKVHEELKQHFKPEFLNRVDDVVVFPQLSQEEIVQIVDLMVAKLGTRLAEKDMDIELTEGAKELLAEKGYDPVLGARPLRRTIQRDIEDALSERILFGQVSAGDHIVVDSEGEGLLGELVFRRRTDGGSLEALSDDVSVSAMTEARTEDAAHPDVPEGEDSSGADGGTGADDGSGAASSEDTDVSSSR, via the coding sequence ATGTTCGAACGCTTCACCGACCGCGCGCGTCGCGTCGTCGTCCTCGCACAGGACGAGGCCCGCCTGCTGAACCACAACTACATCGGCACCGAGCACATCCTCCTCGGCCTCATCCACGAGGCCGAGGGCGTGGGCGCGAAGGCCCTCGAGGCGCTCGGGGTCACCCTCGACGCCGCCCGGGACCAGGTGCGGGACATCATCGGCGAGGGGAACCAGGCCCCCACGGGTCACATCCCCTTCACGCCGCGCGCCAAGAAGGTCCTCGAGCTCTCGCTGCGCGAGGCGCTCCAGCTGGGCCACAACTACATCGGCACCGAGCACATCCTGCTCGGCCTGCTGCGCGAGGGCGAGGGCACCGCGGTCAAGGTGCTCTCCCGTCTGGGCGCCGAGCCCGCCGCAGTGCGCCAGGAGGTCATCGAGCGCCTGTCCGGCTACCAGGGCAAAGAGCCCGCGAACGCGGGCGGCCCCGCGGAGGGCCAGCCCGCCGGCTCGCTCGTGCTGGACCAGTTCGGCCGCAACCTCACCCAGGCTGCGCGCGACGGCAACCTCGACCCGGTCATCGGCCGCGAGCACGAGGCCGAGCGCGTCATGCAGGTCCTCAGCCGCCGCACCAAGAACAACCCGGTGCTGATCGGCGAGCCCGGCGTGGGCAAGAGCGCCGTCGTCGAGGGCCTCGCCCAGTCGATCGTGCGCGGCGACGTGCCGGAGACCCTCAAGGACAAGCAGCTGTACACGCTGGACCTGGGCTCGCTGGTCGCCGGCTCGCGCTACCGCGGTGACTTCGAGGAGCGCCTGAAGAAGGTGCTCAAGGAGATCCGCACGCGCGGCGACATCATCCTGTTCATCGACGAGATCCACACGCTCGTCGGCGCGGGGGCGGCCGAGGGCGCGATAGACGCCGCGAGCATCCTCAAGCCGATGCTCGCCCGCGGCGAGCTGCAGACCATCGGCGCGACCACGCTCGAGGAGTACCGCAAGCACATCGAGAAGGACGCCGCGCTCGAGCGCCGCTTCCAGCCGATCCAGGTCGACGAGCCCTCGATCGCCCACACGATCGAGATCCTCAAGGGGCTGCGCGACCGCTACGAGGTGCACCACAAGGTGACCATCACCGACGGCGCCCTCGTGGCCGCGGCGAACCTCTCGGACCGCTACGTCAACGACCGCTTCCTGCCGGACAAGGCGATCGACCTGATCGACGAGGCCGGCGCGCGCCTGCGCATCCGCCGCCTCACCGCGCCGCCCGAGCTCAAGGAGTACGACGAGAAGATCGAGGACGTCCGCAAGCGCAAGGAAGAGGCGATCGACGGCCAGGACTTCGAGAAGGCCGCCTCGCTGCGCGACGAGGAGCAGACCCTCAAGACCGAGCGCGACGAGCGCGAGGACGCATGGCGCAACGGCGAGACCGACGCGGTGACCACAGTCTCCGAGGAGGTCATCGCCGAGGTGCTCGCCGCCTCGACCGGCATCCCGATCGTCAAGCTCACCGAGGAGGAGTCCTCGCGCCTGCTCCACATGGAGGATGAGCTGCACAAGCGCGTCATCGGGCAGAACGAGGCCATCAAGGCGCTCTCGCAGGCGATCCGCCGCACCCGCGCCGGCCTCAAGGACCCCAAGCGTCCCGGCGGCTCGTTCATCTTCGCGGGCCCCACGGGCGTCGGCAAGACCGAGCTCGCCAAGGCCCTCGCGGAGTTCCTGTTCGGCGACGAGGAGTCCCTCATCCAACTGGACATGTCCGAGTTCGGCGAGAAGCACACGGCCTCGCGGCTGTTCGGCTCGCCCCCCGGGTACGTCGGCTACGACGAGGGCGGCCAGCTCACGGAGAAGGTGCGTCGCAAGCCCTTCAGCGTGGTGCTGTTCGACGAGGTGGAGAAGGCCCACGTGGACATCTTCAACTCGCTCCTGCAGATCCTCGAGGACGGCCGCCTGACCGACTCGCAGGGCCGCGTCGTGGACTTCAAGAACACCGTGATCATCATGACCACGAACCTGGGCACCCGCGACATCGCCAAGGGCGTCTCCATGGGCTTCACCGCCGGCGGGGACCTCTCCACCGACTACGAGCGCATGAAGTCGAAGGTCCACGAGGAGCTCAAGCAGCACTTCAAGCCCGAGTTCCTCAACCGCGTCGACGACGTGGTGGTCTTCCCGCAGCTCTCCCAGGAGGAGATCGTGCAGATCGTCGACCTCATGGTCGCCAAGCTCGGCACGCGCCTCGCGGAGAAGGACATGGACATCGAGCTCACCGAGGGCGCCAAGGAGCTGCTCGCGGAGAAGGGCTACGACCCCGTGCTCGGCGCGCGTCCGCTGCGCCGCACGATCCAGCGGGACATCGAGGACGCGCTCAGCGAGCGGATCCTGTTCGGCCAGGTCTCGGCGGGCGACCACATCGTCGTCGACTCCGAGGGCGAGGGCCTGCTGGGCGAGCTCGTGTTCCGTCGCCGCACCGACGGCGGATCGCTCGAGGCCCTCTCGGACGACGTCTCCGTCAGCGCGATGACGGAGGCCCGCACCGAGGACGCCGCCCACCCGGACGTGCCGGAGGGCGAGGACTCCTCCGGGGCCGACGGAGGGACCGGCGCGGACGACGGATCCGGCGCTGCATCCTCCGAGGACACCGATGTGAGCTCCTCGCGCTGA